GCCAGCTCTTGGCATAGTTCGAATAGAAGGGATCGAGCAGGGCGACGCGCTTGGGCAGCAGTTTGCTGTTCATGGTGCCGGCACTGATGGCGTCACTGATCTTCTTGGTCAGGACGATGGCCATCTGGTTGCCCAGCGAGTGCCCGAGGATGCGGATGTTGCTGCCGGTGTAGCCGGCCATGTTGGCCTTGTAGCTGTTGAACAGCAGGTCGCCGGCCGACTGGCTCGGTCCGGCGCTGTAGCTGCCGCTGCTGTTGCGCCAGCGCATGCCGCGTGGGCCATTGGCCGTCCAGATCTTGGCTTCCGCGTCGGTGACTTCGTTCTCATCGGCGAACTGGTTCCAGTACAGCACGCCGACGTTGTAGCCGGCATTCAGCCAGGCGGCGGCCAGGTCCAGGCTGGGACCGCCGGCTCCTTCGCGGTTGAAGGTTTCGCGATCCTTGCGAATGCTCGAAGTGTTCTGCCAGCCATGGATGTAGATCACCGTGGGCTTGCTGGCGCCGAAGTAGGCGTTGCTCTGGCCGGGCACGGCCTTCTGCCAGGTGTCGCCATAGCCGAACCAGTACAGGCCGTAGTCGAGGTTGTTGAAGGTGGAGTCGGGGAAAACGCCGGGGGCGGCGTGGACGAGCGAGGAAAAGCACAGCAGGCAAAGCATGAGCAGCTTGCGCATGGTGAACGTCCCTTATGTTGTTGTTGTGTGGGGCGCGTCCGATTAGGCAGCGAGTCGTCGCGGCTGTCAATGCAGTGCCGGGCTGTGCTCCTGGCGTGCCAGCTGGTCGAGGCGTTGGGTGAGGTGCAGGCGCTCACGCTCGTCCTCGCATAGCAGCAGGGCGCGCTCGAGGTCAAAGCGCTCGGCCTGGGGGCAGTCCAGTTCGCGGTAGATGGCGGCGCGCAGCTGGTGGTCGGCGCTGTTCGGCGGAGCCAGCAGGAGGATGCGCTCGGCATCCTTCAGCGCGGCCACATGCTCGCCGGCGGCGCCGTGCAGGTGGCACAGGTTGCGCGACAGGCGCAGCAGCAGGGCAGGGCCGTCGCAGGTCTGGAAGTGCCGGGCATTGAGCTCGGCACCGGGGCCGGCGATGCGGCTGAGCAGGTCGCGGCAGTCGCGGGTATAGAGGCGCCGGCCGTTGCACGGGTCGAGCAGGTGATCGGCGCCGGGAACCCGCAGCAGCAGATGGCCGGGGAAATTCACCGCCTGCAGCGGGATGTCCAGGCGCCGGGCCAGTTCCAGGGCGATCAGCGCCAGCGACAGCGGCTGCCCCCGGCGGCGCTGCAGCACCTGATGCAGCAGGGCGGCGCGGGGGCGCAGGGGCAGGTCGTCGTCCTCGTGGAAGTCCAGCTCGCCGAGGCGGCGCAGCAGCGGCTGGGCGAGGTCGCTGGCGGCCAGGTTGGGCAGGCCGGCGGACACCTGCTGGCGCAGGTTGGCGAACTCGCGCAGGACCTGCTCCGGCTGCAACGTCGGGTCGTGTTCGCGAGCGATCCACAGGGCCGCCTCCAGCAGGGCGGGCGGGTCGGACTCCAGGCAGTGCAGCCAGGCGGGGCGGGCGGGCATGCAGTTCTCCGGTGACGAGACACAGTCCACCCGACTATTAACCGGGCGCCCCCGGTTCGTCCAGCCGTCTCAGGCGTATACGCGCTGGCCGCGGTACATGCGCACCGAGTGGCCCCGCGGCGCCTCGTCGAGCGCCGGCGCGGTGGTGGCCGCCTGCGGCAGCTCGTGGCCCCGGTACTGGCGCGTCGGCTGGGCCGCGGCAGACTGGCGCGCCGGGCTGTGGAAGTCGCTCAGTTCGGCGAGGCGGATGCCGAGGTTGCGGGTTTCCTGGTCGCCGGAGCGCAGGCAGGCCAGCAGCATGGCCTCGACGGCGTCCGGCTGGCTCAGACGGATGTCCACGGACAGTTCTTCGCGCAGACGGCGGCGCAGCGCTTGCATGCAATCGAGAACGGCTTTGTTCAGTTCCATGTCGACTCCCCAGGCTTTCGATGCTCCGGCACCCGGCGTGGCCGGGCTTCCCCGGGTAGGGCTCTGCAAGTGGCGTACCACTGCGCCGGGGCGGCGAACTGTGCGGCTCTTCACAGGTCCATGCTGGCGGGGACGCACGGCGCTGGTGCAGGTCGCACTCGTCTGGCGCCCCGCTGAAGGTCGGCCGGCATGACGGTATACTGCGCGCCCGGCTTCATCTTTCCTGCATTTTCCCGAAGGTTTCTATGCGTAACGACGCTCACGACGAGCTGGAGCATGTGCCCAGCCTGACCACCGATCCGCGCGATCGCGACGACTTCCAGGTCGGCCACGCTGCAGCGCCGCAGCGCAGCGCACCCACCTATCCGCAGGTGGAACGCCGCCGCGGCTTCGGTACCGGCCCGCTGTGGGCCCTGACCGGCGCCCTGTTGATCGCCCTGGGCGGCCTGAGCTGGTGGAGCTACCAGCAGATCGCGCAGATGCAGGCGCAGCTGGTGGTGACCCAGGAGACCTTCGCCCGGCTCAGCGAGGATGCTGCCGGGCGCATCCAGGACATTTCCGGCAAGGTGGTGGCCACCGAGTCCAGCGTCACCAGCGACAGCGAGGCGCTCAAGCTGCGCATCAAGCAGCTGGAGACCCGACTGGCCGAACTGGCCAAGGCGCAGCAGAACGTCGCCGGCCAGCAGAGCGGGCAGGGCAAGCGCCTCGACCAGCTGGCCGCCGAGCTGAAGAGCCAGCAGAGCAGTACCGCGCAGTTCGACGGCCGGCTGGACAAGCTGGCCAGCGAGCAGAAGGCCGGTCTGGCCGGGGTCGGCCAGCTGCAGGAGCAGCTCAAGGGCCAGGCCGCGAGCCTGGAGGCGCTGAAGAAGCAGGGCGATCCAAGCCAGGCCATCCGCAACCTGGAGCAGGACCTGCTGGTGCTGCGCAGCGAGCTGGATAGTCGCGCGGCGCAGAACAGCACCGCCGAGTTCGACGCCTTCCGCGCCCAGGTGACCCGCAACATCAACACCCTCACCGCTCAGGTGCAGAACCTGCAGCAGCAGCTCAACGCGCGTCCCTGAATCGCCAGGCGCACTCGGCCTCGCGCAGGGTGCGCTGGCTGACCCGCACGAACTGGCCGATGGCCTGCACCAGCAGGCCGCTGGCATCCAGGGTCAGCTCGCAGGGCGCATGGCCTTCCGCCTCGCACAGGTAGACGGCATGGCTGGCCTGGCGGTGCAGGCACTGGTAGCGCTGCTGGCGGGCCTCCACGCGCAGGCTGAGCAGGTCGACATGGGCCACGCAGAAGCGCTCGCTGTCGCCGACGGCCAGCGGGCTGCGCTGCAGCAGCGGGGTGTGGGGGAAAGGCGAGGCGGAGAGCATGACCTGCTGGCACTCGCCGAGGTCTTCGCGCAGCTGGTCGCCCAGATGCCAGCGGCCGCGGATGTCGCGGCGCAGTTCGAGGCTGCGCTGGCCGTGGTTGTCGGCCTTCAGCCAGAGGCGGCGGAAGCGCCAGCGCTCGTCGTACTTGAGCAGGTAGGCGGCGGCGATGCTGTTGCCGCGCGTGCTCTGGATCAGGTGGCTGCTGGCGCTGATGCCATCGCCGGCGCTGGCCAGGCCGAGATGCTCGACGCCGTGGCCGTCCCACGGCTTCCACACCAGACTCTGTTGCATCCTTGCGCTCTCCACACGCCAGCCTCCGTGCCGGCGTTTCCATGGCGCCCAGTCTAGGCGGCTGGCGTGCGCCTGTCTGTCAGCCAAAGCCGACAGTCGAGCAACTTCTTGCGCAGTCAGGCCTTGCGCGTGAGCGGCGCCTGGTCGAAGTGCACGCCGGCCAGGCCGGTGTTCTGCAGGGCGCGGATATTGGCGTGGTCGTTGCCGTCGGGGCTGGCCAGCACGGCGCGGTAGTGCTCGCCGAAGGCGCGCAGGGCTTCCTCCAGGCTGAAGCCTTCGAGCAGGGCCAGGCCGAGGGTCTTGCAGGAGCCTTCGTTCTGTCCGGCGGCGTTTGTCACGCTGCCGTTGCAGAAGGCGCTGGGCCGGTAGTCGTAGTGCTCGGCGACGAAGGCCAGGGTCTCGGCGAACTGGAACTGCTCGCCATGCAGGCGGGCGCGGAAGTCTTGCAGGGTCATCAGGATTTTCCTTTGGCGAAGGCGGCCTGCTGCTCGGCGCTGGCTTCCTTCTGGTGCTTGGCCTTCCACTCGGCATAGGGCATGCCGTAGATCTCTTCGCGCGCCTGGTCCGGGCTGACGTCCAGGCCGAGGTCGTCGGCGGCGGCCTTGTACCACTTGGCCAGGCAGTTGCGGCAGAAGCCGGCCAGGTTCATCAGCTCGATGTTCTGCACATCGGGGCGCGAGCGCAGGTGCTGGACCAGGCTGCGGAAGGCGGCGGCTTCCAGTTCGAGGCGTTCTTGATCGGTCATGGCGGACTCCCGGACTTCAGGGTGCGCAGATGATAGAAGCGCGCTGGCCCAGCGGCAATGCCCGTGGCAGAGCGCGGGCCGGCGTCTCAGCGGTGGCCGGACAGGGTGATCGAGACCGACTCGGCGAAGCGCAGGGCGTGCAGCTTGTCCACCTCCACCTCGGCGTAGCGCACGTCGGGGTTGGCCATCACCAGGTCGAGGATCTCCTGGGTCATGCGTTCGAGCAGGGCGAAGCGGTTTTCCTCGACGTGGCGGATCACCGCCTTGGTAATGGTGCGGTAGTTCAGCGCGTGGTCGATGTCGTTGTCGCGCACCGCCTCGGCGGCCGGGTAGAGGATGGTCAGGTTGATCAGCACGTCCTGCTTGTTGTTGATTTCTTCTTCCTTGATGCCGATATAGGTGCGCAGGCGCAGGTCCTTGACGCGGATGCGCGCCATCCCGGGTTCCAGTCGCGGCATTACTTGCTCCGTCCGATCAGTTGCAGGAATTCGTGGCGAGTGTTGCAGGACTCGCGGAAGGCGCCAAGCATCACCGAGCTGCTCATCACCGAATTCTGCTTCTCCACGCCGCGCATCATCATGCACATGTGCTTGGCCTCGATGACCACGGCCACGCCGGCGGCGTTGGTGACCTGCTGGATGGCATCGGCGATCTGCTTGGTCAGGTTCTCCTGGATCTGCAGGCGGCGGGCATACATGTCGACGATGCGCGCCACCTTGGACAGACCCAGTACCTTGCCGGTGGGGATGTAGGCGACATGGGCCTTGCCGATGAAGGGCAGCAGGTGGTGCTCGCACAGCGAGTACAGCTCGATGTCCTTGACGATCACCATCTCGTCGTTGTCCGAGGCGAACAGTGCGCCGTTGACGATTTCCTCCAGCGACTGCTGGTAGCCGTGGCAGAGGTACTGCATGGCCTTGGCCGCGCGCTTGGGCGTGTCGAGCAGGCCTTCGCGCTCGGGGTTCTCGCCGAGGCCGAGAAGGATCTCGCGGTAGTGATGGGGCAGTTGAGTATTCATCGACTATTCCTCGCGGCGGCTCTCAGACGAGATGGCGGCCGCCATTGACGGTCAGCGTGGTACCGGTGACGTAGGGGTTGTCCAGCAGGTAGCGCAGGCTCTGGTAGATGACTTCGGCGCCGGGCTCGATGCCCAGTGCCGACTCGGCCAGGCGCTTGGCGCGGTATTCGGCGCTGTCTCCCGGATTGAACTGGATCAGCGCCGGGGCGATGCCGTTGACCTTGATGGCCGGAGCGAAGCGCGCGGCGAAGGACAGGGTCAGGCTGTCCAGGCCGGCCTTGCTGGCGCAGTAGGCCGGGCGTTTGGCGCTGCCGCTGCGGGTCACGTCATCGCCGATATGGATGATGTCGGCCGGCTTGCTGCGGCGCAGCAGCGCTTCGCAATGCAGGTTGATCAGGTAGGGCGCCAGCATGTGCACGCTGACCATGCGCTGGAACACCTCGGCCTCGTGGCCGGGGGCCTCGGCTTCCCAGTCGGAGGCGTTGTGCACGATGGCGCGCAGGCTGTCGGTGTGGCCCTTGAGTTGTTCGACGAAGGCCAGGATGCCGGCCTCGCTGGAAAAGTCCGCATGGATGGCGCAGGCGCCACGCTGGCGCAGGCGCTGCACGCCCTCGCGCTCGCTGCGGTAGGTGAAGATCAGCGGCTGGCCGTCATCGAGCAGGCGCTCGGCGCAATGCAGTCCGAGGCGCTGGCCGGCGCCGGTGATCAGGATGGGGGCGGTGGAACCGCTCATGGCTGCCTCGCAGATGGCGAACGGGGGGTGCGCATGCGAGCAAAGTTATACCAGGCGCATGCTTTGTACAACCATGCGCTGCGTGTGGAGATAGCTCTGGCGATTGGTGATTTTTCTAAGATTTTGAAAAATATAGATAAATGCTGATTGCGTGGTTCTGTCGCGCCTGTCTCGATCTGTACATGCTCTGGGTTCATGTACAAGTTCTGTAGAGTCGGGGGCGGCTGCGCGCTTGGCGCCGGCCGCCACCCGCCCGGCGCGGCTCAGCGGATTTCCACGGTCCGCTCGCCATCGCTGCGGGTGCGGCCCTGCAGCCAGGGCTCCAGCAGGCGGGTGGACAGCGGAATGAACCAGTAGGTCATCAGCGGGGTGAGGGCCAGGGTGCTGAGCAGCACCCGCAGGACCAGCGGCAGTTCGGCCAGCCAGGTGCCGAACAGCAGGTTGAAGGCCAGCGAGACCGGGAAGAAGGCCAGCCAGATGGCCACGCTCTGCTTCCAGCGCGGCGGCCGGCGCAAGGCGTTGCCGAACCAGGCGTCGAGGCCGCTGACCCGGTGCTCGTGCGGCTGGGCGAACAGGCCGCTGCCGCGTTGCAGCCAGGCACGGCGCGAGGCGGAGTGTTCCCAGGCGGCGAGGGTGGTCCGATCGGCGAAGCGGAAGACGATCTGGAATTCGTCGTCGTCGGGCGGCGGGGCCAGCACGCCGGAGCCGAGGTAGCCGGGAAAGTCGGCGGCGAGTTGCTGGCCCTCGTGCAGCCAGGTGCGGAAATCCTGCAGGCAGGCGCGTGGCACACGGCGTGCCACCAGCATGGTGACCGGTTCGGTAGACATCGTGTATCTCCAGAGCGACAGGCGCGGGCCCGGGTAGGGCGTTGCGCGGTATGCGCCGCCGGGGTGGTGGCGGGCGTGCAGAGAGTATTCCTCCTGCTCCGTGCCGGCCAGAGCTGCCGTGTGCGGCGGGCGGCTATTCGTCGGGTCGTGCGGATTTCAGACTGCGGCCCTGGCTGGGGTACACTCGGCGCAACACCACTCGGCACCCCCCTGGCCATGACCGAACTCGCCCCGTCCCCCGCCCACTCCGACTCCTTCAGGGAGCAGGAGCTGTTCCCCATCCGCGAAGTGTCGCGGGTCACCGGCGTCAACCCGGTCACCCTGCGGGCCTGGGAGCGGCGCTACGGCCTGATCCAGCCGACTCGTACCGACAGCGGGCATCGGCTCTATTCGGCGGCCGACATCGAGGCGGTGCGCAGCATCCTGGCCTGGATCGAGCGCGGTGTGTCGGTGAGCAAGGTCGGCAAGATCCTGGCGCGCAGCCAGGCCATCCGTACCCCGGCACCGGTCTATGTCGAGGTCGCCTCCAGCGAGTGGGGCGAATGGCAGGGGCGCATCCGCAGCGCCGTCGCCGCCTTCGATGCGCCGTTGCTGGAGCGCCTGTATGGCCAGGTGTTCTCCACCTATCCGCTGCTGGTGGTGTTCCAGGAAGTGTTCATGCCGCTGTGGCAGGAGCTCCTGTTGCGCCGCGACGAGCCCGGCCAGGTCAGCGAATGGCTGTTCCTCGATGCCTTCCTGCGCGCCCGCGCCCTGCAGCGTCTGCAACTGGGCGGCGGGCAGACGCGGGTGCTGCTGGCGGCGCTGCCCGGCCATTGCCGCGAGCTGGAGCTGCTGGTGGCCGGCCTGCTGCTGGGCAACGAGGACCTCGGCATCCAGGTGCTCGGTCCCGGCCAGCCTCTGGAGGAGCTGCCCCTGGTGTGCACCCGCGTGCGCCCGCAAGCCCTGGTGCTGTTCTCTAACCAGCCGCCGGCCGATGACCTTGGGCAGCAGCTGCGCCGCCTGGCCCTGGCCCTGGATTGCCCGCTGGCGCTGGCCGGCGACGCCGCCGACCTGGCCGAAGACGAGCTCGACGGTTCGCCCGTCGCCTGCTTGGGCAACGAAGGTCGCCTGATGCAACACCGCCTGCAGCAGTTCCTCGCCGGCCACCTGGATACCTGATCCCGCATGACCTGTGACTCCGCGGCCCGGCCGCGGAGCGTTTCGTCGTGCGCAAAAAAAGCTTGCACTGGGGATGGGTTTGGCTATACAAAAATTGTACACAGATTGTTTTTGTACATGTAGAGAGCAAACCATGCCTTCGTACCGTGCCCCCTTGCGTGACATGCAGTTCGTCTTCGATGAAGTTCTCGATGCCTACAGCCACCTGCAGGCCCTGCCGAGCCAGCGCGAGTTCGGTGCCGACCTCGGCAGCGCCATCCTCGACGAGGCGGCCAAGCTGGCGGAGAACGTGCTGGCCCCGGTCAATGGTCCCGGTGACAAGCAGGGCTGCCAGTACGACCCGGCGAGCAAGACGGTGAAGACCCCGGACGGTTTCAGGGCCGCTTACAAGCAGTTCGCCGAGGGCGGCTGGACCGCGCTGGCCTGTACCCCGGAATTCGGCGGCCAGGGCCTGCCGCATGTGCTGAACATGATGGTCGAGGAGATGGTCTGCTCGTCCAACCTGTCGCTGGGCATGTATCCGGGCCTGACCCACGGCGCGATCAACGCGCTGACCCAGCACGGTACCCGCGAGCAGCAGGAGCAGTACCTGCCCAGACTGATCAGCGGCGAGTGGACCGGCACCATGTGCCTGACCGAGCCGCAGTGCGGCACCGACCTGGGCCTGATCCGCACCCGCGCCGTGCCGCAGGCCGACGGCAGCTACGCCATCAGCGGCACCAAGATCTGGATCACCGGCGGCGAGCAGGACCTGGTCGACAACATCATCCACCTGGTGCTGGCCAAGCTGCCGGACGCGCCGGACAGCGTGAAGGGCATCTCGCTGTTCCTGGTGCCCAAGTTCCTCGAGGACGGCACGCGCAACCCGGCCTTCTGCGGCGGCCTTGAGCACAAGATGGGCATCAAGGGCTCGGCCACCTGCGTTATGAACTTCGAAGGCGCCAAGGGCTGGCTGATCGGCGAGCCGAACAAGGGCCTCAAGTGCATGTTCACCATGATGAACTCGGCGCGCCTGATGGTCGGCATGCAGGGCCTGGGCATCGCCGAGAGTGCCTACCAGATCAGCCTCGGCTTTGCTAAGGAGCGTCTGCAGAGCCGCTCGCTGTCCGGTCCCAAGGCCGCCGACAAGCCGGCCGACCCGATCCTGGTGCACCCGGACGTGCGGCGCATGCTGCTGCGGCAGAAAGTGATCATCGAAGGCTGCCGTGCGCTGGCCTATTTCACCGGCCTGCACCTGGACATTGCCCACGACCACGAGGATGCCGAAGTGCGCCAGCAGGCCGACGACCTGGTGCAGCTGCTGACCCCGGTGGTCAAGGCCTTCCTCACCGACGAGGGCTTCACCTGCGCCAACGAGGGCCTGCAGGTGTTGGGCGGCTCCGGCTTCACCGAGGACTGGGGCATCGAGCAGCTGGTGCGCGACTGCCGCATCACCCGCATCTACGAAGGTACCAACGGCATTCAGGCGTTGGATCTGGTCGGGCGCAAGCTGGCCCTGGGTGGCGGGCGTGCGGTGCGCGGCTTCTTCGCTCAGGTCGAAGGCTGGCTCAAGGCCAACCCCGAGGCGCCGCATGCGGCTGCGGTGGGCAAGGCGCTCAAGCAGCTGCAGCAGGCCACCCTGTGGATTGCCAGCGAAGGCATGAAGGACCCCGAGCAGGCCGGCGCCGCCTCGGTGCCCTACCTGCGCCTGTTTGCCCTGACCACCCTGGCCTGGCTGTGGTCGCGCATGGCCCTGGTGGCCCGCCATAAGCTGGAACAGGGCAGCAGCGAAACCGTCTTCTACGGCGCCAAGCTGAAGTCGGCCGATTTCTACATGGCCCGAGTACTGACCGAGACCGACAGCCTGCTGGCCGAAGTGCTGGCGGGCAAGGCGACCCTCATGGCCTTTGCCGAGGAGGAGTTCGCCGCCTGACGACTGCGCAACCCGGCAGCCATTCTCCCCCCTGTCCCTTTGGGCTGCCGGTTTTTTTATTTCTCGGCACGGTCACCTGCCCGGCCCGCCGATTGCGACCCGCTTCCCGGCGGGTCTTTTTTTGCCCAAGAAAAAGCCCGGCGCGGGCCGGGCTTTTCGCGAGGGCGGGGCGCTTACTTGACTTCCACCGCCAGGTTCTCGGCGATCTTCTTCTGCCAGATCGCCGGGCCGGTGATGTGCACCGACTCGCCCTTGGTGTCGACGGCCACGGTGACCGGCATGTCCTTGACCTCGAACTCGTAGATCGCCTCCATGCCCAGTTCCGGGAAGGCCAGCACCTTGGACTTCTTGATCGCCTGGGCCACCAGGTAGGCGGCGCCGCCGACGGCCATCAGGTACACGGCCTTGTTGTCGCGGATCGCGTCGATGGCGATCGGGCCGCGCTCGGACTTGCCGATCATGCCCAGCAGGCCGGTCTGCTCGAGAATCTGCCGGGTGAACTTGTCCATGCGCGTGGCGGTGGTCGGGCCGGCCGGGCCTACCACTTCGTCACGCACCGGATCGACCGGGCCGACGTAGTAGATGAAGCGACCCTTGAGGTCGACCGGCAGTGCTTCGCCCTTGTTGAGCATGTCGACCATGCGCTTGTGCGCGGCGTCGCGGCCGGTGAGCATCTTGCCGTTGAGCAGGATGGTCTCGCCCGGCTTCCAGCTCTGCACCTCTTCCGGAGTGATCTCGTCGAGGTTGACGCGGCGCGCGCTCGGGCCGGCTTCCCAGACGATTTCCGGGTAGGCGGAGAGGTCCGGCGCTTCCAGTTCGGCCGGGCCGGAGCCGTCGAGCACGAAGTGGGCGTGGCGGGTGGCGGCGCAGTTGGGGATCATGCACACCGGCAGCGAGGCGGCGTGGGTCGGGTAGTCCATGATCTTGACGTCGAGCACGGTGGTCAGGCCGCCCAGGCCCTGGGCACCGATGCCCAGCTGGTTGACCTTGTCGAACAGCTCCAGGCGCAGCTCCTCGATGCGGTTCTGCGGGCCGCGGGCCTTCAGCTCGTGGATGTCGATGTGCTCCATCAGCACTTCCTTGGCCATCACCGCGGCCTTCTCGGCGGTGCCGCCGATGCCGATGCCGAGCATGCCCGGCGGGCACCAGCCGGCGCCCATGGTCGGCACGGTCTTCAGTACCCAGTCGACGATGGAGTCGGACGGGTTGAGCATGGCCATCTTCGACTTGTTCTCGGAACCGCCGCCCTTGGCCGCGACGTCCACTTCCACCTTGTCGCCGGGGACGATCGAGTAGTGGATCACCGCCGGGGTGTTGTCCTTGGTGTTCTTGCGGCTACCTGCCGGGTCGGCCAGGATCGAGGCGCGCAGCACGTTCTCCGGCAGGTTGTAGGCGCGGCGCACGCCCTCGTTGATCATGTCGTCGACGCTCATGGTGGCGCCATCCCAGCGCACGTCCATGCCGACCTTGATGAACACGGTGACGATGCCGGTGTCCTGGCAGATCGGGCGGTGGCCGGTGGCACACATGCGCGAGTTGATCAGGATCTGCGCCATGGAGTCCTTGGCGGCCGGCGACTCTTCCTTCAGGTAGGCCTCGTGCATGGCCTGGATGAAGTCGACGGGGTGGTAATAGGAGATGAACTGCAGGGCGTCGGCGACGCTCTGGATCAGGTCGTCCTGCTTGATCACGGTCATTGGGGCGCTCCTCTATCAGGGAACATCTATAAGGAAGCGCCGGACCACGACCCGGCGCAACTGCGGAAAAGCTGCGGACGACTCTTCACGTCGTTCCGCGGTGGCCGGCAGCGCGGCGGGCCACGAAAAGGCGCCGCAGTATAGCGCGGCGGCTTGCATGGGCACAGCCACGCACACTGGCCGATGGTCGAGGGGCGCGCTATCAATTTTGTGATCACGGGGGTAGAGTTGGGCAAGGTGCCAGTACGGGACGGAGCCCATGAGCACGAGCGTTCCAGGCGTGACAAAGCGTGGTCTGCAAAGCCTCTTGCTGAAGCGTTTCGGCATGGCGGTGGCGAGCTATGCCCTGGTGTTGCTGCTGCTGTGGGTTGCCGTGTGGACGGGCATCTTCAGTGGCGGCCTGCAGGCGGCACTGCTCTGCACCGGCCTGGTCGTGGCCAGCCAGCTGGTCTTCTATGCCCTGCTGCGCAGCGGGCGCAACCTGCGTTTCGTCGACCCCAGCCTGACCGAGGCACAGATCCTCGTCGGCCTGCTCCTGCACACGGCCCTGCTGGCCCAGCTCGATGGCGCGCGGGGCAGCCTGCTGATGTTCTACCTGATCATCCTGATGTTCGGCGCGTTCCAGCTGCGCCCGGCGGTGTTCGTGCGCTGCGCCGCCATCGCCTTCTTCGCCTTCGCCGGGCTCAACCTGTGGGAGGGCTACCAGATGCGCCTGGCCGACCCCGCCCAGGCCCTGCTGCAATCCTGCGCGCTGTTCATCGGCCTGACCTGGCTGAGCCTGTTCGCCAGCTATGCCCAGGCGCTGCGCCAACGCATGCGCCAGCGCCGCTACGCGTTGCAGGCGCACCAGGACACCCTGCGCGGCATGATGCGCCAGCTGGAAGACCTGGTTGCCACCGACGAGCTGACCGGCCTGTTCAACCGCCGCCACTTCCTGCGCCTGGCCGTGCGCGAGCTGGACAACCTCGACCATGGTCGCCAGCACGGCCTGGCGCTGATCGACCTGGACCACTTCAAGCGCATCAACGACGTGCACGGCCACGCCGCCGGCGACCGCGTGCTGCAGACCTTC
This DNA window, taken from Pseudomonas alcaligenes, encodes the following:
- a CDS encoding DUF1244 domain-containing protein, whose product is MTDQERLELEAAAFRSLVQHLRSRPDVQNIELMNLAGFCRNCLAKWYKAAADDLGLDVSPDQAREEIYGMPYAEWKAKHQKEASAEQQAAFAKGKS
- a CDS encoding acyl-CoA dehydrogenase C-terminal domain-containing protein is translated as MPSYRAPLRDMQFVFDEVLDAYSHLQALPSQREFGADLGSAILDEAAKLAENVLAPVNGPGDKQGCQYDPASKTVKTPDGFRAAYKQFAEGGWTALACTPEFGGQGLPHVLNMMVEEMVCSSNLSLGMYPGLTHGAINALTQHGTREQQEQYLPRLISGEWTGTMCLTEPQCGTDLGLIRTRAVPQADGSYAISGTKIWITGGEQDLVDNIIHLVLAKLPDAPDSVKGISLFLVPKFLEDGTRNPAFCGGLEHKMGIKGSATCVMNFEGAKGWLIGEPNKGLKCMFTMMNSARLMVGMQGLGIAESAYQISLGFAKERLQSRSLSGPKAADKPADPILVHPDVRRMLLRQKVIIEGCRALAYFTGLHLDIAHDHEDAEVRQQADDLVQLLTPVVKAFLTDEGFTCANEGLQVLGGSGFTEDWGIEQLVRDCRITRIYEGTNGIQALDLVGRKLALGGGRAVRGFFAQVEGWLKANPEAPHAAAVGKALKQLQQATLWIASEGMKDPEQAGAASVPYLRLFALTTLAWLWSRMALVARHKLEQGSSETVFYGAKLKSADFYMARVLTETDSLLAEVLAGKATLMAFAEEEFAA
- the folM gene encoding dihydromonapterin reductase, translating into MSGSTAPILITGAGQRLGLHCAERLLDDGQPLIFTYRSEREGVQRLRQRGACAIHADFSSEAGILAFVEQLKGHTDSLRAIVHNASDWEAEAPGHEAEVFQRMVSVHMLAPYLINLHCEALLRRSKPADIIHIGDDVTRSGSAKRPAYCASKAGLDSLTLSFAARFAPAIKVNGIAPALIQFNPGDSAEYRAKRLAESALGIEPGAEVIYQSLRYLLDNPYVTGTTLTVNGGRHLV
- the folX gene encoding dihydroneopterin triphosphate 2'-epimerase, which gives rise to MPRLEPGMARIRVKDLRLRTYIGIKEEEINNKQDVLINLTILYPAAEAVRDNDIDHALNYRTITKAVIRHVEENRFALLERMTQEILDLVMANPDVRYAEVEVDKLHALRFAESVSITLSGHR
- a CDS encoding SirB1 family protein → MPARPAWLHCLESDPPALLEAALWIAREHDPTLQPEQVLREFANLRQQVSAGLPNLAASDLAQPLLRRLGELDFHEDDDLPLRPRAALLHQVLQRRRGQPLSLALIALELARRLDIPLQAVNFPGHLLLRVPGADHLLDPCNGRRLYTRDCRDLLSRIAGPGAELNARHFQTCDGPALLLRLSRNLCHLHGAAGEHVAALKDAERILLLAPPNSADHQLRAAIYRELDCPQAERFDLERALLLCEDERERLHLTQRLDQLARQEHSPALH
- the folE gene encoding GTP cyclohydrolase I FolE, with product MNTQLPHHYREILLGLGENPEREGLLDTPKRAAKAMQYLCHGYQQSLEEIVNGALFASDNDEMVIVKDIELYSLCEHHLLPFIGKAHVAYIPTGKVLGLSKVARIVDMYARRLQIQENLTKQIADAIQQVTNAAGVAVVIEAKHMCMMMRGVEKQNSVMSSSVMLGAFRESCNTRHEFLQLIGRSK
- a CDS encoding HopJ type III effector protein, whose product is MTLQDFRARLHGEQFQFAETLAFVAEHYDYRPSAFCNGSVTNAAGQNEGSCKTLGLALLEGFSLEEALRAFGEHYRAVLASPDGNDHANIRALQNTGLAGVHFDQAPLTRKA
- a CDS encoding ATPase, which codes for MRNDAHDELEHVPSLTTDPRDRDDFQVGHAAAPQRSAPTYPQVERRRGFGTGPLWALTGALLIALGGLSWWSYQQIAQMQAQLVVTQETFARLSEDAAGRIQDISGKVVATESSVTSDSEALKLRIKQLETRLAELAKAQQNVAGQQSGQGKRLDQLAAELKSQQSSTAQFDGRLDKLASEQKAGLAGVGQLQEQLKGQAASLEALKKQGDPSQAIRNLEQDLLVLRSELDSRAAQNSTAEFDAFRAQVTRNINTLTAQVQNLQQQLNARP
- a CDS encoding putative glycolipid-binding domain-containing protein, yielding MQQSLVWKPWDGHGVEHLGLASAGDGISASSHLIQSTRGNSIAAAYLLKYDERWRFRRLWLKADNHGQRSLELRRDIRGRWHLGDQLREDLGECQQVMLSASPFPHTPLLQRSPLAVGDSERFCVAHVDLLSLRVEARQQRYQCLHRQASHAVYLCEAEGHAPCELTLDASGLLVQAIGQFVRVSQRTLREAECAWRFRDAR
- a CDS encoding MerR family transcriptional regulator, which gives rise to MTELAPSPAHSDSFREQELFPIREVSRVTGVNPVTLRAWERRYGLIQPTRTDSGHRLYSAADIEAVRSILAWIERGVSVSKVGKILARSQAIRTPAPVYVEVASSEWGEWQGRIRSAVAAFDAPLLERLYGQVFSTYPLLVVFQEVFMPLWQELLLRRDEPGQVSEWLFLDAFLRARALQRLQLGGGQTRVLLAALPGHCRELELLVAGLLLGNEDLGIQVLGPGQPLEELPLVCTRVRPQALVLFSNQPPADDLGQQLRRLALALDCPLALAGDAADLAEDELDGSPVACLGNEGRLMQHRLQQFLAGHLDT
- a CDS encoding antibiotic biosynthesis monooxygenase — encoded protein: MSTEPVTMLVARRVPRACLQDFRTWLHEGQQLAADFPGYLGSGVLAPPPDDDEFQIVFRFADRTTLAAWEHSASRRAWLQRGSGLFAQPHEHRVSGLDAWFGNALRRPPRWKQSVAIWLAFFPVSLAFNLLFGTWLAELPLVLRVLLSTLALTPLMTYWFIPLSTRLLEPWLQGRTRSDGERTVEIR